From a single Brassica oleracea var. oleracea cultivar TO1000 chromosome C5, BOL, whole genome shotgun sequence genomic region:
- the LOC106344953 gene encoding uncharacterized protein LOC106344953 gives MCLNRRADPHYERGAWEFVRCVGADLAECELVIFPCIDCRNVDRHSADVVVDHLVTRGMDLSYKLREDWYHHGEEISGADCRSNASERNKVILGLYQAAEFLDEDFIRQRDLSEVAEGEDKEEDEFLAKLADAETPLYPSCANHSKRSAIVSLFRIKTQSGWSDRSFDLLLETLSQMLSEENVLHTSLYEVKRFLKSFDMGYEKIHACVNDCCLFRKDFEKLDNCPECNASRWKINMRTGDVKKGIPQKVLRYFPIIPRLKRMFRSEEMAKDLRWHFSNKSSDGKSRHPVDYVTWDQMNNKYPLFDAEERNLRLGLSTDGFNPFNMKNVNYSA, from the coding sequence ATGTGTCTTAATCGAAGAGCTGATCCTCATTATGAGAGAGGTGCGTGGGAGTTTGTGAGGTGTGTTGGTGCAGATTTAGCAGAGTGTGAGCTGGTCATTTTCCCATGCATAGACTGTCGCAATGTAGATCGTCACTCAGCCGATGTTGTTGTTGATCATCTAGTAACTAGGGGAATGGATTTGAGTTACAAGCTGCGGGAGGATTGGTATCATCATGGAGAAGAAATATCAGGGGCTGACTGTAGAAGCAATGCAAGTGAGAGGAACAAAGTGATTTTAGGGTTATACCAAGCAGCTGAGTTTCTTGATGAAGATTTTATTAGGCAGCGTGATCTAAGTGAGGTTGCTGAAGGTGAAGATAAGGAAGAAGATGAGTTTCTTGCTAAGCTAGCAGATGCAGAGACACCTCTGTATCCAAGTTGTGCTAACCACAGCAAGCGGTCGGCGATAGTTTCACTCTTTAGGATAAAGACACAGAGTGGTTGGTCTGATAGAAGCTTCGATCTTTTGCTGGAGACTTTGTCACAGATGCTATCCGAGGAGAATGTCTTGCACACATCCTTGTATGAAGTGAAAAGGTTTCTGAAATCCTTTGACATGGGCTATGAGAAGATACACGCTTGTGTGAATGACTGTTGTCTGTTCAGGAAGGACTTTGAGAAGCTAGACAACTGTCCGGAATGCAATGCTTCAAGATGGAAGATTAACATGCGCACAGGTGATGTGAAGAAAGGTATTCCACAGAAAGTTCTGAGATATTTTCCGATAATTCCACGTCTGAAGAGGATGTTCAGGTCTGAGGAAATGGCGAAGGACTTAAGGTGGCATTTTAGTAACAAGAGCAGTGATGGAAAAAGCAGACATCCAGTTGATTATGTTACTTGGGATCAAATGAATAACAAATACCCGTTATTTGATGCTGAAGAAAGGAATCTTAGGCTTGGACTGTCCACTGATGGGTTCAATCCTTTTAACATGAAGAATGTGAACTACAGTGCTTGA